A part of Candidatus Nanopelagicales bacterium genomic DNA contains:
- a CDS encoding D-alanine--D-alanine ligase, whose protein sequence is MQAHSGHPANIGDHQLLILCGGLSPERDVSIRSGRRVAEALRDSGCQVAVCDVDAELLPHLAQSRPDCVLPMVHGSAGEDGSLADVLLSLRLPYVGSTPDAARISFDKAVAKALARRWGIPTPDSVALPHSLFRELGASTLLTHLVDRLGLPMMVKPSKGGSALGASIVHESGDLPSALVGAFAYGDAALIESYVSGTEVAVSIIETDTGPVVLPAVEIVPDGGFYDYNARYVAGLTEFFAPARLSDEVASRVAQLALEVHSRLGLRDYSRVDLIVADDGSPTFLEVNIAPGMTETSLMPQALQAAELDLGDVFSALARTAITRGLPS, encoded by the coding sequence ATGCAAGCACATTCCGGCCACCCGGCCAACATCGGGGACCATCAACTCCTGATCCTGTGCGGCGGCCTCTCGCCGGAACGGGATGTCTCAATCAGGTCCGGCAGGCGTGTGGCCGAGGCCTTGCGCGACTCCGGCTGCCAAGTAGCGGTGTGCGACGTCGACGCCGAGCTGCTGCCGCATCTGGCGCAGAGCCGTCCGGATTGCGTCCTGCCGATGGTCCACGGCTCCGCGGGTGAAGACGGCTCACTGGCCGATGTCTTGCTGAGCCTGCGCCTGCCATATGTCGGTTCCACACCAGACGCGGCGCGGATCTCCTTCGACAAGGCAGTGGCAAAAGCGCTGGCCCGGAGGTGGGGGATCCCTACGCCCGACTCCGTAGCACTGCCGCATTCCCTGTTCCGCGAACTTGGGGCTTCCACTCTTCTGACGCACTTGGTGGACCGACTCGGCCTTCCGATGATGGTCAAGCCCAGCAAGGGTGGGTCGGCGCTTGGTGCCTCTATCGTTCACGAGTCCGGCGACCTGCCGTCAGCGCTAGTTGGCGCGTTCGCGTACGGAGACGCCGCTCTCATCGAAAGCTACGTATCCGGCACTGAGGTAGCTGTCTCCATCATCGAGACCGACACTGGACCCGTTGTCCTTCCGGCCGTGGAGATAGTCCCAGACGGGGGTTTCTACGACTACAACGCTCGCTACGTCGCAGGCCTGACCGAGTTCTTCGCACCGGCGCGCCTTTCCGATGAAGTCGCATCGCGAGTGGCGCAGCTCGCCCTTGAAGTGCACAGTCGCCTCGGGCTGCGCGACTATTCCCGAGTCGACCTGATAGTCGCCGACGACGGCAGCCCAACATTCCTGGAAGTCAACATCGCACCCGGCATGACCGAGACTTCACTCATGCCTCAAGCCCTGCAGGCGGCCGAGCTGGATCTGGGAGACGTCTTCTCCGCGCTGGCACGGACCGCGATCACACGTGGGCTGCCCTCGTAG
- a CDS encoding ParA family protein, which yields MPRPSETRIIAVANQKGGVGKTTSAVNIAAALGFMGQEVFVVDMDPQGNASSALGVDHGPEIISMYEVLVEGKSLLDVVRPVAGLPGLTAAPATVHMAGAEIELVNEAAREGRLRAALRQYMPECQERARRLDYVIIDCPPSLGLLTLNAMVTANEVLIPLQCEYYALEGLGQLLGSIELAREHLNPNLRVSAILLTMFDSRTKLALQVADDVREHFPDQVLATAIPRSVRISEAPSFGQTVLTYDPRSSGAASYMRAARELAQDMR from the coding sequence GTGCCCCGGCCGTCGGAGACCCGGATCATTGCCGTGGCGAACCAGAAGGGTGGGGTCGGCAAGACGACCAGCGCGGTCAACATCGCCGCCGCCCTGGGCTTCATGGGGCAGGAAGTTTTCGTGGTGGACATGGACCCTCAGGGAAACGCTTCCAGCGCTCTGGGCGTGGACCATGGACCCGAGATCATCAGCATGTACGAAGTGCTCGTTGAGGGCAAGAGCCTTCTTGACGTGGTTCGCCCAGTGGCTGGATTGCCTGGACTTACAGCCGCGCCGGCAACGGTCCACATGGCGGGGGCCGAGATCGAGCTCGTGAACGAGGCGGCTCGGGAAGGCCGGCTGCGCGCCGCGCTACGGCAGTACATGCCTGAGTGTCAGGAACGGGCCAGGCGGCTCGACTATGTGATCATTGACTGCCCGCCGAGCTTGGGCCTGCTCACATTGAACGCGATGGTGACGGCTAACGAAGTTCTGATTCCCTTGCAGTGCGAGTACTACGCCCTGGAAGGGTTGGGACAGCTTCTGGGGTCAATCGAGCTTGCGCGCGAGCACCTAAACCCGAATCTGCGAGTGTCGGCGATACTGTTGACTATGTTCGATAGCCGGACGAAGCTAGCCTTGCAGGTCGCTGACGATGTCCGCGAGCATTTCCCGGATCAAGTGCTCGCGACGGCGATCCCGAGGTCGGTCCGGATCAGCGAGGCGCCATCGTTCGGTCAAACTGTCCTGACGTATGACCCGCGGTCGAGCGGGGCGGCCTCATACATGCGGGCGGCCCGCGAACTGGCACAGGACATGCGATGA
- a CDS encoding PLP-dependent aminotransferase family protein, protein MPTPPPGHPHGSRLDPWVGAYAQRARSMAASEIRALFAVASRPEVVSLAGGMPFVEALPLAEVADTVAKLIRDRGEIVLQYGSGQGDVVLREQILDVMSDVGIHAHSDDVVVTTGSQMALDLVVRVFCDPGDVVLVEAPSYVGALGVFRAYECDVVHVPMDSDGLIPAALEDAIRAVRASGRKPKLIYTVPTFHNPAGVTLPAARRHDVLELAQRENILLLEDDPYCLLGFDGTVPRAMRADDPEQVVYLGSFSKTIASGLRVGWAVAPHGVREKLVLAAEAAVLCPSNFTQGVVSEYLATQPWRKQVDVFRELYKERRDALLSSMSAHMPAGTTWTVPGGGFYSWVTLPPGLDATAMLPRAVAALVAYVPGTGFFADGQGRQNMRLSYCNPTAERIREGVRRLATVLEQELQIAETFGTATTLHTPAGTSVPAPDLA, encoded by the coding sequence GTGCCCACGCCGCCACCTGGCCATCCCCACGGTTCTCGCCTGGACCCGTGGGTCGGGGCGTACGCCCAGCGTGCGCGGTCGATGGCGGCATCTGAGATTCGGGCACTCTTCGCTGTGGCTTCCAGGCCCGAAGTCGTCTCCCTCGCCGGCGGAATGCCATTCGTCGAAGCTCTGCCTCTGGCGGAAGTGGCCGACACGGTCGCCAAGCTGATCCGTGACCGCGGCGAGATCGTCCTTCAATACGGCTCAGGGCAGGGAGACGTCGTGCTGCGAGAGCAGATCCTGGACGTCATGAGTGACGTGGGGATCCACGCGCACTCCGATGACGTCGTGGTCACAACCGGCTCGCAGATGGCACTGGACCTCGTGGTCAGAGTGTTCTGCGATCCCGGCGATGTCGTGCTCGTCGAGGCCCCAAGCTACGTCGGGGCGTTGGGCGTGTTCCGTGCCTACGAGTGCGACGTGGTCCACGTGCCCATGGACTCCGACGGACTAATCCCGGCCGCGCTCGAAGACGCGATCAGGGCCGTGCGTGCCAGCGGCCGCAAACCCAAGCTCATCTACACAGTGCCTACGTTCCATAACCCGGCTGGCGTGACGCTGCCAGCCGCGCGGCGCCATGACGTGCTCGAACTGGCTCAGCGCGAGAACATCTTGCTCTTGGAGGACGACCCCTACTGCCTGTTGGGCTTCGACGGCACCGTCCCGCGCGCGATGCGGGCGGACGATCCCGAGCAAGTCGTATACCTCGGGTCGTTCTCCAAGACGATCGCGTCGGGCCTGCGCGTCGGCTGGGCCGTCGCGCCCCACGGAGTCCGCGAGAAGCTCGTGCTCGCCGCTGAGGCGGCGGTTCTGTGCCCATCCAACTTCACGCAGGGCGTTGTTTCTGAGTACCTGGCCACGCAGCCTTGGCGTAAGCAGGTGGATGTCTTCAGGGAGTTGTACAAGGAGCGTCGGGACGCGTTGCTGAGTTCCATGTCGGCGCACATGCCCGCTGGCACAACTTGGACGGTACCTGGCGGAGGCTTCTACTCCTGGGTCACGCTGCCGCCAGGTTTGGATGCCACGGCGATGCTTCCCCGCGCGGTCGCGGCGCTGGTCGCCTACGTGCCTGGGACCGGATTCTTCGCCGATGGTCAGGGTCGGCAGAACATGCGCCTGTCGTACTGCAATCCGACCGCTGAACGAATCCGTGAGGGAGTCAGGCGACTGGCGACCGTTCTGGAGCAGGAACTTCAGATCGCCGAGACCTTCGGAACAGCCACTACCTTGCACACACCCGCCGGCACTTCCGTCCCGGCACCCGACCTGGCCTGA
- the dnaA gene encoding chromosomal replication initiator protein DnaA: MDTTVDLSGVWGEILTEVTGSGVGAHQRGILALTHPVGILGDTVLIAVPNEFTKDTVETKHREPLSRSISRRLGQPIRVAVTVDPTLAPGPDDYTTDVVADATYAGPVATAALAAPARTSASPFSHTATSLRPGRGGPGASPAFGSRNGFDAGPNRSDDTRLNPRYTFDTFVIGSSNRFAHAAAVAAAEQPAKAYNPLIIYGGSGLGKTHLLHAIGHYNRELYKGSVVRYVSSEEFTNQFINSIRDDKAAVFQHRYRDIDLLLVDDIQFLSGKVQTQEEFFHTFNTLHNSDKQIVVTSDIHPRQLPDFEDRMRSRFEWGLITDVQPPDLETRIAILRKKTRQERMNVHDDVLEFIADRISNNIRELEGALIRVTAYASLNATTVTREMAQDVLKDLISDHARPNVSAGLIMAHASQYYGVTIDDLCGPSRSRSLVTARQVAMYLCRELTDLSFPKVGQEFGGRDHTTVMHAERKIRKEISQRRSLFNQVTDLTGRIKSEARLKRAY, from the coding sequence ATGGACACCACCGTGGACCTGTCTGGTGTGTGGGGCGAGATCCTGACAGAGGTCACGGGCAGCGGTGTCGGGGCGCACCAGCGCGGAATCCTGGCACTGACCCATCCTGTCGGGATTCTGGGCGACACCGTGCTAATCGCTGTACCAAACGAATTCACCAAGGACACGGTGGAGACCAAGCACCGAGAGCCCCTGTCCAGATCGATATCGCGTCGGCTTGGCCAGCCCATTCGGGTCGCCGTGACCGTGGACCCAACGCTTGCTCCCGGACCGGACGACTACACAACCGACGTGGTCGCTGACGCCACCTACGCTGGCCCTGTAGCCACTGCAGCGCTCGCGGCTCCAGCTAGAACCTCTGCCAGCCCCTTTTCGCACACCGCTACGTCGCTGCGTCCCGGGCGCGGTGGCCCAGGTGCGTCGCCTGCGTTCGGCTCTCGCAACGGATTCGACGCGGGACCGAACCGCTCCGACGACACGCGCCTTAACCCCAGGTACACGTTCGATACGTTCGTCATCGGCTCAAGCAACAGGTTCGCTCACGCAGCGGCTGTAGCGGCGGCCGAGCAGCCGGCCAAGGCGTACAACCCGCTGATCATCTACGGGGGGTCCGGGCTGGGCAAGACGCACCTGCTTCACGCGATCGGCCACTACAACCGCGAGTTGTACAAGGGCTCAGTTGTTCGCTACGTCTCCAGCGAGGAATTCACCAACCAGTTCATCAACTCCATCCGAGATGACAAGGCAGCGGTTTTTCAGCACAGATACCGCGACATCGACTTGCTGCTGGTGGACGATATCCAATTCTTGTCTGGCAAGGTCCAGACTCAGGAGGAGTTCTTCCACACATTCAATACGTTGCACAACAGTGACAAGCAAATCGTGGTCACATCTGATATCCACCCGCGCCAGCTGCCGGACTTCGAAGACCGAATGCGATCGAGGTTCGAATGGGGCCTTATCACCGATGTGCAGCCGCCGGACCTCGAAACTCGAATCGCTATCCTTCGTAAGAAGACTCGTCAAGAGCGAATGAATGTCCACGACGATGTTCTCGAATTCATCGCGGACCGCATATCCAACAACATTCGGGAACTAGAAGGCGCCCTGATCCGCGTCACTGCCTACGCCAGCCTGAACGCCACAACCGTCACGCGTGAGATGGCGCAGGACGTGCTGAAGGACCTGATCAGCGACCACGCCCGCCCCAACGTGTCGGCTGGACTCATAATGGCGCACGCGTCGCAGTACTACGGCGTCACCATCGACGACCTGTGCGGGCCATCGAGGAGTCGTTCCCTCGTCACGGCGCGGCAGGTAGCGATGTATCTATGTAGGGAGCTAACCGACCTGTCCTTCCCAAAGGTCGGGCAGGAATTCGGCGGTAGGGACCACACAACTGTCATGCACGCGGAACGTAAGATACGCAAGGAAATCTCGCAACGCCGCAGTCTTTTCAATCAGGTTACCGACCTCACGGGACGCATTAAGTCCGAGGCTCGCCTGAAGCGCGCCTATTAG
- the dnaN gene encoding DNA polymerase III subunit beta produces the protein MKFVVEQEEFCDAVAWAARTLPARPASPVLAGVQIRAESDHLLLSSFDLEVSAQSRVGAVVEELGPIVVPGRLLAEIAKALPSRPVEFADDGSRVSVKCGRSSFTLPTLPVDDYPQLPEFPSGAGTVRGDVLGQAVSQVAVAASRDDTLPVLTGIRMEFTEDTLTLAATDRYRLAVREIPWNGTPQGSQNALVKARQLAELGRSLGHVSDVRIGLGGADDGRIGFAVTGRELVTRLLHGEFPKYRQLLPTESSCIATARTDELIEAVKRVKLVAAERTSPIRLAFADSELSLGAGTGDEAQASETLECFVEGDGIEIAFNPDYLLDGLNASATERVRMAFTTAGKPAVISSDADSVTYRYLLMPVRLSD, from the coding sequence ATGAAGTTCGTGGTTGAGCAGGAAGAGTTCTGTGATGCGGTCGCTTGGGCTGCCAGGACGCTTCCGGCCAGACCCGCGTCGCCAGTTCTGGCTGGTGTGCAGATCCGCGCCGAGTCTGATCATCTGTTGCTGTCGTCCTTCGACCTTGAAGTATCTGCTCAGTCGCGAGTGGGGGCGGTCGTAGAAGAGCTGGGTCCGATTGTTGTTCCCGGGCGTCTGCTGGCTGAGATCGCCAAGGCACTACCGAGCCGTCCTGTCGAGTTCGCCGACGATGGGAGCCGGGTGAGCGTGAAGTGCGGCCGCTCGTCGTTCACCCTTCCTACGTTGCCAGTGGATGACTACCCGCAGCTGCCGGAGTTTCCTTCCGGAGCTGGGACTGTGAGGGGTGACGTGCTTGGCCAGGCTGTGTCGCAGGTCGCGGTCGCCGCGAGTCGTGACGACACGCTCCCAGTCCTCACAGGGATTCGGATGGAGTTCACCGAGGACACACTGACGCTGGCAGCCACGGACCGCTACAGACTGGCGGTCCGCGAGATCCCTTGGAACGGAACGCCGCAGGGCAGCCAGAACGCCCTGGTCAAGGCGCGTCAGCTAGCAGAGTTGGGCAGATCCCTCGGCCACGTTTCGGATGTCCGCATTGGGTTGGGTGGAGCCGATGACGGCCGGATCGGCTTCGCGGTGACCGGTAGGGAACTGGTGACCCGGTTGTTGCACGGGGAGTTCCCAAAGTACAGACAACTGCTTCCGACTGAGTCGAGTTGCATCGCGACAGCGCGAACCGACGAACTAATCGAAGCCGTGAAGCGTGTGAAGCTCGTCGCCGCGGAAAGGACAAGTCCGATCCGGCTGGCATTCGCCGACAGCGAGCTTTCGTTGGGCGCTGGCACTGGAGATGAGGCGCAGGCCAGCGAGACGCTTGAGTGCTTTGTGGAAGGCGACGGCATCGAGATCGCGTTCAACCCCGATTACCTGTTGGACGGGCTGAACGCGAGCGCCACTGAGCGGGTTCGCATGGCGTTCACAACAGCCGGCAAGCCAGCGGTGATTAGCTCTGACGCCGACTCGGTGACCTACAGGTACTTGTTGATGCCAGTGCGCCTCAGCGACTGA
- the rsmG gene encoding 16S rRNA (guanine(527)-N(7))-methyltransferase RsmG: MSDPVSRETSGLSLEAFSALVDYEELLATEGTKRGLIGPREAEKLWPRHLLNCAVVAMDDRGLVPKGASVVDVGSGAGLPGLVWALVRPDIHVTVVDSLLRRADFLKEAVAVLGVGSRVEVVRGRAEALSGDLAADVATARAVAPLPKLLTWLAPLVKPGGTVLAFKGESVTREVAESTTVLARLGLGQAQILRCGSGVVDPPTVVVRYQRSS, translated from the coding sequence GTGAGCGATCCTGTTTCACGTGAAACATCGGGGCTGAGCCTTGAGGCGTTTTCCGCGCTCGTGGACTACGAAGAGCTTCTGGCTACTGAGGGGACGAAACGGGGGTTGATCGGACCCCGCGAAGCTGAGAAGTTGTGGCCTCGGCACTTGCTGAACTGTGCGGTTGTCGCGATGGATGATCGGGGGCTGGTGCCGAAAGGCGCATCAGTGGTCGACGTGGGGAGCGGGGCGGGACTTCCCGGCTTGGTGTGGGCGCTAGTCAGGCCGGACATCCACGTCACTGTCGTGGATAGCCTGCTTCGGCGCGCGGACTTCCTCAAAGAAGCGGTCGCAGTGCTGGGGGTTGGGTCCCGCGTCGAGGTCGTAAGGGGCAGGGCGGAGGCGTTGTCAGGCGACCTTGCCGCGGATGTGGCTACGGCGCGCGCGGTGGCGCCCCTGCCGAAGTTGCTGACTTGGTTAGCGCCGTTAGTGAAGCCGGGCGGAACAGTTCTTGCATTCAAGGGTGAGTCCGTCACGCGGGAGGTCGCCGAATCCACAACGGTCCTGGCGCGGCTGGGACTGGGCCAAGCTCAGATCCTGCGGTGTGGTTCGGGCGTGGTCGACCCGCCGACTGTTGTGGTCCGCTACCAGAGGTCCTCATGA
- the yidD gene encoding membrane protein insertion efficiency factor YidD, whose protein sequence is MSPKYGALGVIGTPIRVLLRLLIAGYRRYISPCFAARCRYHPSCSAYALEAVEVHGAFKGTLLGGWRLLRCNPFSGGGYDPVPERGSWLPEVHPDGRPRVTAVGRRVGQQLTPGDAADDD, encoded by the coding sequence GTGAGTCCGAAATATGGCGCTTTAGGCGTAATTGGGACTCCGATTCGTGTGCTGCTCAGACTCCTGATTGCGGGATACCGGCGGTACATCTCGCCATGCTTCGCGGCTCGATGCCGCTACCATCCCAGCTGCTCGGCCTACGCGCTGGAAGCTGTGGAGGTCCACGGGGCGTTCAAGGGAACGCTGCTTGGGGGTTGGCGCCTTCTGCGCTGTAACCCTTTCAGCGGCGGTGGGTATGACCCCGTGCCGGAGCGGGGGTCGTGGCTGCCGGAGGTCCACCCCGACGGCAGGCCGCGGGTGACGGCCGTCGGTCGGCGTGTGGGGCAGCAGCTGACGCCGGGTGACGCGGCCGATGATGATTGA
- a CDS encoding R3H domain-containing nucleic acid-binding protein, with translation MAEDEQVEIPQTPPESADDTAKRDLVAEGDVAADYLEALLDIADLDGDIDIDVEDDRASLSVIEVNDGELAALVGTDGEVLAALQDLTRLAVAREMGERSRLMVDVAGFRARRRETLQQLAAEAVEKVRESSAPVRLERMSAFERKVVHDVVTEAGLHSESEGTDPARYVVISPA, from the coding sequence ATGGCCGAGGATGAACAGGTGGAGATTCCGCAGACACCGCCTGAGTCGGCCGATGACACCGCCAAGCGGGATTTAGTGGCAGAGGGGGACGTAGCCGCCGATTACCTTGAGGCACTGCTGGACATCGCTGATCTCGACGGGGACATCGACATCGATGTGGAAGACGATCGCGCGTCATTGTCCGTTATCGAGGTGAACGATGGCGAGCTGGCGGCACTTGTTGGCACTGATGGAGAAGTGCTCGCAGCACTTCAGGACTTGACCAGGCTTGCTGTGGCCCGCGAGATGGGTGAAAGATCGAGGCTGATGGTCGACGTCGCGGGCTTTCGTGCGCGCCGCAGGGAGACACTTCAGCAGCTGGCGGCGGAAGCTGTGGAGAAGGTTCGCGAGTCGAGTGCACCTGTGCGACTTGAGCGCATGAGTGCTTTTGAGCGCAAGGTCGTCCATGACGTTGTAACTGAGGCTGGGCTGCACAGCGAGAGTGAGGGCACGGACCCAGCGCGATACGTGGTCATTTCGCCGGCGTGA
- a CDS encoding ribonuclease P protein component, producing the protein MLPKHQRIHRTREFGEVVKSRGVRCGCVVVYIDAGSGSGPARVGLIVGRQVGNSVARHKVSRRLRHEVAPLMGVLPAGTRVVLRALPSSSEASSSDISAALRRCFGDLVPGGAA; encoded by the coding sequence ATGTTGCCCAAGCATCAGCGGATCCACCGCACCCGCGAGTTCGGGGAAGTGGTCAAGAGTCGCGGGGTTCGGTGCGGATGCGTCGTGGTGTACATAGATGCTGGGTCCGGTAGTGGTCCGGCTCGAGTCGGCCTGATAGTCGGTCGGCAGGTGGGAAACTCAGTGGCGCGGCACAAGGTGTCAAGACGTCTTCGTCACGAGGTCGCCCCGCTGATGGGCGTGCTTCCCGCCGGCACGAGAGTGGTCTTGCGGGCTCTGCCCAGCTCATCGGAAGCGTCTTCATCCGACATCAGCGCGGCCCTTCGCCGCTGCTTTGGGGATCTAGTCCCCGGCGGTGCGGCGTGA
- the rpmH gene encoding 50S ribosomal protein L34 translates to MKRTYQPNSRRRAKKHGFRHRMRTRAGRAIVSARRSKGRASLTA, encoded by the coding sequence ATGAAGCGTACGTACCAGCCGAACAGTCGGCGCAGGGCCAAGAAGCACGGGTTCCGTCACCGGATGCGCACTCGTGCTGGGCGCGCGATCGTCAGCGCCAGGCGTTCCAAGGGGCGGGCGAGCCTGACCGCCTGA
- the yidC gene encoding membrane protein insertase YidC → MFLLDWLRTGVSWVLVQFHSLFGAIFGEASGISWTLSIVGLVVVIRVLLIPLFVKQIKAQRNMQLIQPQMKEIKKKYEGDRERQSQEMMKLYRETGTNPLASCLPILLQMPIFFALFSVLQGIAMNNPQGVFTWPQYADLMGQARAATILGAPLYGTFLGAAETPSESVTRAVAAVLIVLMTVTTFLTQRQLMVKNTAADNPMVRQMKIMLYLFPLMFAVGGINFPIGVLIYWFTTNLWSMAQQFYVIRNNPQPDTPAHAAYLKRKAEKAARKAVRRGEAESVEDVLRVAPVEPPKRQQPKRKTRSQRRHGGSSPGGPRK, encoded by the coding sequence GTGTTCCTTTTGGATTGGCTGCGCACCGGAGTCTCGTGGGTTCTGGTCCAGTTCCACTCACTCTTCGGGGCGATCTTCGGGGAAGCCAGCGGCATCTCCTGGACTTTGTCCATCGTCGGTCTAGTCGTCGTCATCCGCGTGCTGCTGATCCCGCTGTTCGTGAAGCAGATCAAGGCGCAGCGGAACATGCAACTGATTCAGCCGCAGATGAAGGAGATAAAGAAGAAGTACGAAGGCGACAGGGAGCGCCAATCCCAGGAGATGATGAAGCTGTATCGGGAGACCGGTACCAATCCCCTGGCGTCGTGCCTTCCGATCCTGTTGCAGATGCCGATCTTCTTCGCCCTGTTCTCGGTGCTGCAGGGGATCGCCATGAACAACCCCCAGGGTGTGTTCACGTGGCCGCAGTACGCGGATCTGATGGGGCAGGCTCGCGCCGCCACGATACTGGGTGCTCCGCTGTACGGAACCTTCCTTGGCGCGGCGGAGACCCCGTCCGAGTCCGTGACGCGTGCCGTGGCAGCCGTACTGATCGTTCTGATGACGGTCACGACCTTCCTGACTCAACGTCAGCTGATGGTCAAGAACACGGCGGCCGACAATCCGATGGTGCGGCAGATGAAGATCATGCTGTACCTGTTCCCGCTGATGTTCGCCGTCGGCGGTATCAACTTCCCCATCGGTGTGCTCATCTACTGGTTCACTACGAACCTGTGGTCTATGGCGCAGCAGTTCTACGTGATCCGGAACAATCCGCAGCCGGACACTCCGGCGCACGCGGCCTACCTGAAGCGGAAGGCGGAGAAGGCTGCTCGCAAGGCTGTCAGGCGGGGCGAGGCTGAGTCCGTCGAGGATGTCCTCAGGGTCGCTCCTGTGGAGCCACCCAAGCGGCAGCAGCCCAAGCGCAAGACGCGTAGTCAGAGGCGGCATGGGGGGTCATCGCCGGGTGGGCCCAGGAAGTAG
- a CDS encoding ParB/RepB/Spo0J family partition protein — translation MSQRRGLGRGLGALIPSGSVPGRGDSSVIDLRDSQVEVVPALPTATPDAATERVATDAPGLADAPQMVYAELPVGDVHPNPAQPRQAFDEDELAELAHSIAEIGLLQPIVVRPTTRGHELVAGERRLRAAQMAGLDRIPAIIRKTADDAMLRDALLENLHRAQLNPLEEAAAYSQLLKDFACTQEELALRIGRSRPQIANTLRLLKLPTSVQRRVAAGVLSAGHARALLGVRDPHRLEELAGRVVAEGLSVRAVEELVIVGEKESKAPRKPRSPAQVPVEYREAAARLSDHLETRVRIEVGRRRGRLIVEFAAVEDLVRIVEIIQSGREGG, via the coding sequence ATGAGTCAGCGACGCGGACTTGGGCGGGGATTGGGTGCCCTGATCCCGAGCGGCAGTGTGCCTGGGAGAGGCGATTCGAGCGTCATCGACCTGCGGGATTCTCAGGTCGAAGTCGTTCCAGCGCTGCCCACCGCCACGCCGGATGCCGCCACTGAAAGGGTGGCCACGGACGCGCCAGGCCTGGCCGACGCACCGCAGATGGTGTACGCGGAGCTGCCGGTAGGTGACGTGCACCCGAATCCGGCACAGCCCCGGCAAGCGTTCGACGAGGATGAACTCGCCGAGCTCGCGCACTCCATCGCCGAAATCGGGCTGCTTCAACCGATCGTTGTGCGGCCGACGACCCGCGGGCATGAACTCGTCGCTGGTGAGCGGCGGTTGCGCGCTGCCCAGATGGCTGGACTAGACCGAATCCCGGCGATCATCCGCAAGACCGCGGACGACGCGATGTTGCGCGACGCTCTGCTGGAGAACCTGCATCGCGCGCAGCTCAACCCGCTTGAGGAGGCGGCGGCGTACAGTCAGCTACTCAAGGACTTCGCCTGCACGCAAGAGGAGTTGGCGTTGAGAATCGGGCGGTCGCGGCCGCAGATCGCCAACACTCTGCGTCTCCTGAAGCTGCCCACATCGGTGCAAAGGCGCGTGGCGGCAGGCGTCCTGAGCGCGGGTCATGCCCGCGCCCTGCTAGGTGTTCGCGACCCGCATCGCCTGGAGGAGCTGGCGGGACGTGTCGTTGCCGAGGGACTGAGCGTTCGCGCGGTCGAGGAGCTGGTGATCGTCGGGGAGAAGGAATCAAAGGCACCCAGGAAGCCTCGCTCGCCGGCCCAGGTTCCAGTCGAGTACCGGGAGGCGGCCGCGAGGCTTTCGGATCACCTGGAGACCAGAGTGCGTATCGAGGTCGGCCGCCGTAGGGGTCGCCTGATTGTCGAGTTCGCCGCTGTCGAGGATCTAGTCAGGATCGTCGAGATCATCCAGTCAGGCCGCGAAGGCGGGTGA